In Prosthecobacter sp. SYSU 5D2, one genomic interval encodes:
- a CDS encoding prepilin-type N-terminal cleavage/methylation domain-containing protein produces MKRALQRGFTLIELLVVITIIAIIASLAVPTYNLITVKANQMKGGSNCRQIIGLMMTFASDNNGLYPDSVTNPVTGSVALTSNDAFRMLVQEGLVQDETIFGCPGSMFMPDKNIGIAPTFDQALIAGENHWAMTQGQSNTTTSIMPIVFENPVAAGWPPQWNADAAGKPVAGRAWQGGTILIGKNDASVETVKLMAAQGAAVGPRLLGSGFDMFTMASPNSPQQILNIVPRGGGSFTSDPTQSGMPGAPGGLPPAPGGYGQQPGIPQLPGAPAGGAMPTLPGAPAGGGLPPPPPAQ; encoded by the coding sequence ATGAAACGAGCACTCCAAAGAGGTTTCACCCTCATTGAACTCCTGGTGGTGATCACCATTATCGCGATCATCGCGAGCCTGGCCGTCCCCACTTACAACCTTATCACCGTCAAGGCCAACCAGATGAAAGGCGGCAGCAACTGCCGCCAGATCATCGGTCTGATGATGACGTTCGCCTCCGACAACAACGGTCTCTATCCGGACTCCGTCACCAATCCGGTTACCGGCAGCGTCGCCCTCACCTCCAACGACGCCTTCCGCATGCTTGTGCAGGAAGGTCTCGTCCAGGATGAGACCATCTTCGGCTGCCCCGGCAGCATGTTCATGCCTGATAAAAACATCGGCATCGCACCCACCTTTGACCAGGCTCTCATCGCCGGGGAAAACCATTGGGCCATGACACAGGGCCAGTCCAACACGACGACCAGCATCATGCCCATCGTGTTTGAAAACCCCGTCGCCGCCGGCTGGCCACCCCAGTGGAATGCGGATGCTGCAGGCAAGCCTGTCGCCGGTCGTGCCTGGCAGGGCGGAACCATCCTCATTGGCAAAAACGACGCCAGTGTGGAAACCGTCAAGCTCATGGCCGCCCAGGGTGCAGCCGTCGGACCCCGCCTTCTTGGCAGCGGTTTTGACATGTTCACCATGGCCAGCCCGAACTCCCCGCAGCAGATCCTGAACATCGTCCCCCGTGGCGGTGGCAGCTTCACCAGCGATCCTACCCAGTCCGGTATGCCTGGTGCTCCTGGCGGTCTTCCTCCAGCCCCTGGTGGCTACGGCCAGCAGCCTGGTATCCCCCAGCTTCCCGGCGCCCCTGCCGGTGGCGCGATGCCTACCCTTCCTGGTGCCCCTGCCGGTGGCGGTCTGCCCCCTCCTCCTCCTGCGCAGTAA
- the cls gene encoding cardiolipin synthase, which translates to MLSYVILEWNWRTVTLAILTLSLSVTALLHLLKHHRDHRSAAFWVALILLSPLVGACLYGLLGINFVRRKGKDYRGSIGPAYRDPLPACPNFPDADPVTAERDCSLAITLDRISRFHFTPGNQVEPLINGDEAMPAMIQAIQSARTSITLSSYIFEAHHIGADFVQALTAAHQRGVQVRVMVDDAGTRYSWPPVTRILKKNGVPVRRFMPNRFILRLLTMNLRNHKKILVVDGHTGFTGGMNIREGNMISRSPSHPVRDLHFRVTGPVVAQMQRVFAEDWYFCSHEVLDGPDWFPEIPAAGETHALGIVDGPDEDLEVMPVALFAALNAARERVSIMTPYFLPTTILMAALKLCATRGIQVTIITPAKNNIPFVAWASRTLYPELLESGCRIFESHAPFDHSKLLLVDNTWSCIGSTNWDPRSLRLNFEFNLACRSPSLATRLQTIFEERLKECTEVTLTTLQSTPLSHRLRSGFARLFIPIL; encoded by the coding sequence ATGCTGTCTTACGTGATTCTTGAGTGGAACTGGCGCACCGTCACCCTGGCCATCCTTACCCTCTCCCTTAGCGTCACAGCCCTGCTTCACCTGCTGAAGCATCACCGCGACCACCGCTCCGCCGCCTTCTGGGTCGCCCTCATCCTTCTCTCCCCCCTTGTTGGAGCCTGTCTGTATGGTCTCCTCGGCATCAATTTCGTCCGTCGCAAAGGCAAGGACTACCGTGGCAGCATCGGCCCGGCCTATCGGGACCCGCTTCCTGCCTGTCCCAACTTTCCTGATGCCGATCCCGTCACCGCTGAACGGGACTGCTCCCTCGCCATCACCCTGGACCGCATCTCCCGCTTTCATTTCACTCCAGGCAACCAGGTGGAGCCCCTCATCAATGGCGACGAAGCCATGCCCGCCATGATCCAGGCCATCCAGTCCGCCCGCACCAGCATCACCCTCTCCAGTTACATCTTTGAGGCTCACCACATTGGCGCAGACTTTGTCCAGGCCCTCACCGCCGCCCATCAGCGCGGCGTCCAGGTCCGCGTCATGGTGGATGATGCCGGCACCCGTTATTCCTGGCCCCCCGTCACCCGCATCCTGAAGAAAAACGGCGTCCCCGTCCGCCGCTTCATGCCCAACCGCTTTATCCTGCGCCTGCTCACCATGAACCTGCGCAACCACAAAAAAATCCTCGTTGTGGACGGGCACACCGGCTTTACCGGCGGTATGAACATCCGCGAGGGCAACATGATCTCCCGCAGCCCCTCCCACCCGGTCCGCGACCTGCACTTCCGCGTCACCGGTCCCGTGGTCGCCCAGATGCAGCGGGTTTTTGCGGAGGACTGGTATTTCTGCTCACATGAAGTGCTGGACGGTCCCGACTGGTTCCCGGAAATCCCCGCCGCAGGAGAGACCCATGCGCTCGGCATCGTGGACGGACCGGATGAAGACTTGGAGGTCATGCCCGTCGCCCTCTTTGCCGCTCTCAATGCCGCCCGCGAGCGCGTCAGCATCATGACGCCTTATTTCCTTCCTACCACCATCCTCATGGCCGCACTGAAACTGTGCGCCACACGCGGGATCCAGGTCACCATCATCACCCCGGCCAAAAACAACATCCCTTTCGTCGCCTGGGCCTCCCGCACCCTCTACCCCGAACTGCTGGAGTCCGGCTGCCGCATCTTCGAATCCCACGCTCCATTCGACCACTCCAAGCTGCTCCTTGTGGACAACACATGGTCCTGCATCGGCTCAACGAACTGGGATCCCCGCAGCCTCCGGCTCAATTTCGAATTTAACCTCGCCTGCCGTTCCCCCTCCCTTGCCACCCGCCTTCAGACCATCTTCGAAGAGCGTCTGAAAGAGTGCACAGAGGTCACCCTCACCACCCTTCAGTCCACCCCCCTCTCCCACCGCCTCCGCAGCGGCTTCGCCCGCCTCTTCATCCCCATCCTGTAG
- a CDS encoding ketoacyl-ACP synthase III: MKASILAIDYHLPLAVLTNGDLAGEFPEWNEQAIFAKTGITERHIAATDEYASDLAFAAATKLFSHPGLDKTWVEALVVCTQSPDYLLPSTACLLQDRLGLSRTVAAFDFTLGCSGFVYGLSLVKGMIESGQIKNAVLVTADTYSKYLGPADRSVRTLFGDGAAACWITAVEQEKESIGPFVFGTDGSGASHLMLRQSASRGFSQTDTAPSPPCYLTMNGPEIFRFTLDAVPASVQALCVKAGTRIDEVDLFVFHQANVYMLEHLRQKINIPTEKFYVHMQHCGNTVSSTIPIALKEAVDEGRLKPGMNVMLVGFGVGLSWAATFVRWGDFKSPSLP, from the coding sequence ATGAAGGCATCCATACTCGCCATAGACTACCATCTTCCGTTGGCAGTCCTGACAAACGGAGACTTGGCTGGAGAATTTCCAGAATGGAATGAGCAGGCCATTTTTGCAAAAACCGGAATCACGGAACGCCATATCGCAGCCACAGATGAATATGCTTCAGATTTGGCCTTTGCAGCAGCAACCAAACTTTTTTCACACCCCGGTCTGGATAAAACATGGGTGGAAGCCCTCGTGGTATGCACCCAGTCTCCAGACTATCTGCTTCCCAGTACTGCCTGCTTGCTGCAAGACCGGCTGGGGCTGTCCAGGACAGTTGCTGCGTTTGACTTTACTCTCGGCTGCTCGGGTTTTGTCTATGGCCTCAGTCTGGTCAAAGGCATGATCGAAAGCGGCCAGATCAAAAACGCAGTCCTGGTCACCGCCGATACTTACAGCAAGTACCTGGGGCCGGCGGACCGCAGCGTGCGAACGCTGTTTGGTGATGGAGCCGCCGCCTGCTGGATCACCGCTGTTGAGCAAGAAAAAGAAAGCATCGGACCTTTTGTCTTTGGGACCGACGGCAGTGGAGCCTCCCACCTCATGCTCAGGCAGAGCGCCTCACGTGGTTTTTCCCAGACAGACACGGCTCCATCACCGCCCTGCTACCTGACCATGAATGGGCCTGAGATTTTTCGGTTCACCCTGGATGCCGTCCCTGCCAGCGTTCAAGCCCTCTGTGTGAAGGCAGGCACCCGCATTGATGAAGTGGACCTTTTTGTCTTTCATCAAGCCAACGTGTACATGCTTGAGCATCTGCGGCAAAAGATCAACATTCCGACGGAGAAGTTTTATGTTCACATGCAACATTGTGGGAATACGGTCTCATCTACCATCCCCATTGCCCTGAAAGAGGCGGTTGATGAAGGGCGTCTCAAGCCTGGCATGAATGTCATGCTTGTGGGCTTTGGCGTCGGTCTTTCCTGGGCTGCCACTTTCGTTCGTTGGGGAGATTTCAAATCCCCATCTCTCCCCTGA
- the hisC gene encoding histidinol-phosphate transaminase, whose translation MSIWNYANPQLKDLVAYEPGKPIEDVARELGLKPEEIIKMASNENPLGPSPKAITAMQEAVKEVHIYPDGASYRLREALAKKFDLQMENIIVGCGSNEIIEFIGHAFLKPGDNVITAKHAFLVYKLMAKLFGADTIEVDDPGYVHDLEAMAAAVTPQTKEIFVANPNNPTGTLVTQEAIDRFMDQVPPHVVVVFDEAYYEFLDNPPDTLKYVREGRNVVVLRTFSKIQGLAGTRVGYGIGNPELINVLQRTRQPFNINSIAQAGALAGLLDQEHQDRTKAITDEGRDYLQGQFEAMGLEYVPSYANFVLVKVGDGNAVFKAMMAKGIILRAMASYKLPEWVRISIGTMPQNERCIAELKAVLGK comes from the coding sequence ATGTCCATCTGGAACTACGCCAACCCGCAGTTGAAAGACCTTGTCGCTTATGAACCTGGGAAACCCATCGAGGATGTGGCCAGGGAGCTGGGGCTGAAGCCGGAGGAGATCATCAAAATGGCCTCGAATGAGAATCCGCTTGGCCCCTCGCCAAAGGCGATCACGGCGATGCAGGAGGCGGTGAAAGAGGTTCACATCTATCCTGACGGGGCCTCTTACAGATTGCGGGAGGCGCTGGCGAAGAAATTCGACCTGCAAATGGAGAACATCATCGTGGGCTGCGGGAGCAACGAGATCATTGAGTTCATCGGCCATGCCTTTTTGAAGCCGGGGGACAATGTGATCACGGCGAAGCACGCCTTCCTGGTTTACAAGCTGATGGCGAAGCTCTTCGGTGCAGATACGATCGAGGTGGATGACCCGGGGTATGTGCATGACCTGGAAGCCATGGCGGCGGCGGTCACACCGCAGACCAAGGAGATCTTTGTTGCGAACCCAAACAACCCGACGGGGACTCTGGTCACGCAGGAGGCGATTGACCGCTTCATGGACCAGGTGCCGCCGCATGTGGTGGTGGTCTTTGACGAGGCCTATTATGAGTTTTTGGACAACCCGCCGGATACGCTGAAGTATGTGCGTGAGGGGCGCAATGTGGTGGTGCTGCGGACGTTTTCCAAGATCCAGGGCCTGGCGGGAACGCGCGTGGGCTATGGCATCGGCAATCCGGAGCTTATCAATGTGCTGCAGCGGACACGGCAGCCGTTTAACATCAACAGCATCGCCCAGGCCGGGGCGCTGGCGGGGCTGCTGGACCAGGAGCACCAGGACAGGACGAAGGCCATCACCGATGAGGGGCGTGACTATCTGCAGGGGCAGTTTGAGGCGATGGGCCTGGAGTATGTGCCCAGCTACGCAAACTTTGTGCTGGTGAAAGTGGGAGACGGAAATGCCGTCTTCAAAGCCATGATGGCCAAGGGCATCATCCTGCGGGCTATGGCCTCCTACAAGCTGCCGGAATGGGTGCGCATTTCCATCGGCACCATGCCGCAGAATGAACGCTGCATTGCGGAACTGAAGGCGGTGCTGGGGAAATAA
- a CDS encoding SDR family oxidoreductase, protein MPDPRRILITGANGTLGHATARYFLEKDAACQVFLGVRERRETAAALVAAFPDRAFLCPLEITDAESWTTALAQIEAASGPLSVLINNAGYHDDALLATMTLPQWSGVLDANLNAVFLGCQAAMQPMMRQRWGRIINIASLSALHSPAGQTNYAAAKAGVLGLTQSLAKETARMGITVNAICPGHIEGALPANWSEDQIKAVKRETPMRRFARPEEIAAVVFFLASPEASYMTGASLKLDGALV, encoded by the coding sequence ATGCCAGATCCACGCCGCATCCTCATCACCGGAGCCAACGGTACGCTCGGTCATGCGACCGCCCGATATTTTCTGGAGAAGGATGCTGCATGCCAGGTCTTCCTGGGCGTGCGGGAGCGGCGGGAAACAGCGGCGGCTTTGGTGGCGGCCTTTCCGGACCGCGCCTTCCTCTGCCCGCTGGAGATCACCGATGCGGAATCCTGGACAACGGCCCTGGCGCAGATCGAGGCCGCCAGCGGCCCGCTGTCGGTGCTGATCAACAATGCCGGGTATCATGACGATGCTCTGCTGGCCACCATGACGCTGCCGCAATGGTCCGGCGTGCTGGATGCAAACCTGAACGCCGTCTTCCTGGGCTGCCAGGCCGCCATGCAGCCAATGATGCGGCAGCGCTGGGGCCGCATCATTAATATCGCCTCCCTGAGCGCTCTGCACAGCCCGGCTGGCCAAACCAATTATGCCGCAGCCAAGGCCGGCGTGCTTGGCCTGACCCAAAGCCTGGCCAAGGAAACCGCCCGCATGGGCATCACCGTCAATGCCATCTGCCCAGGCCACATTGAGGGAGCCCTGCCGGCGAACTGGAGCGAAGACCAGATCAAAGCGGTGAAGCGCGAGACACCCATGCGGCGATTTGCACGGCCTGAAGAGATCGCCGCCGTTGTTTTCTTTCTTGCCAGCCCGGAGGCCAGCTATATGACT
- the tig gene encoding trigger factor: MNINVEHQPNCRAIAHIRVPAEEVAKQRSSITAYFASQVRLPGFRPGKAPAAAVQKRFGDDIRSELEKQLINDGLRTAIKNEGLEVLNVLSVTDKIHHDTDKSFSFSAEMSLAPKFELPDYTGIPVKLPRIEVTDADVEHDILHLRERYASFEDIDTPAANGNVVVLGFTTTLEGQPLAEAMPEAPDHLKAIEENWFLLDEEEDFIPGFYAGLVGIKKDEQRTLSLTLPEDFAFEALRGKTLDLAINCKGVKDKVVPPLDEEFIKKIGGGEMNEETLRSEVKEAIRRRKEQARETAKSNQVIAHIFEKVEFDLPQELVNREAQRRTNDIANRALQQGISQDELVKQQDEILSSATNQARQSVKVSFILEQIAKKEGLTIGDQQLTYALANMAARQNKPVKKFMAEAQKSGMIERLRDDLLLESALQFVKDKAEVEETEPEPEHCDTHSPAAA; this comes from the coding sequence ATGAACATCAACGTCGAACACCAGCCCAACTGCCGCGCCATCGCACACATCCGTGTGCCTGCCGAAGAAGTCGCCAAACAGCGCTCCTCCATCACCGCTTACTTCGCCAGCCAGGTCCGCCTGCCCGGCTTTCGCCCAGGCAAGGCCCCGGCCGCCGCTGTCCAGAAGCGCTTCGGCGATGACATCCGCAGTGAGCTGGAAAAGCAACTCATCAATGACGGTCTGCGCACCGCCATCAAAAACGAAGGCCTGGAAGTCCTGAACGTCCTCTCCGTCACCGACAAGATCCATCACGATACCGACAAGAGCTTCAGCTTCAGCGCCGAAATGAGCCTGGCGCCGAAATTTGAGCTGCCGGATTACACGGGCATCCCCGTCAAGCTCCCGCGCATCGAAGTGACCGACGCGGATGTGGAGCACGACATCCTGCACCTGCGCGAGCGTTACGCCTCCTTTGAGGACATTGACACCCCGGCCGCCAATGGCAACGTCGTCGTCCTTGGTTTCACCACCACCCTGGAAGGCCAGCCCCTGGCCGAAGCCATGCCTGAAGCCCCGGACCACCTCAAGGCCATCGAAGAGAACTGGTTCCTCCTGGATGAAGAGGAAGACTTTATTCCGGGCTTCTACGCCGGCCTGGTGGGAATCAAGAAGGATGAGCAGCGCACCCTTTCCCTGACCCTTCCTGAAGACTTCGCCTTTGAAGCCCTCCGTGGCAAGACCCTGGACCTGGCCATCAACTGCAAAGGCGTGAAGGACAAAGTGGTCCCGCCTTTGGACGAAGAGTTCATCAAGAAGATCGGCGGCGGTGAAATGAACGAAGAAACTCTTCGCTCAGAAGTCAAGGAAGCCATCCGCCGCCGCAAGGAGCAGGCGCGTGAGACGGCCAAGAGCAACCAGGTCATCGCCCACATTTTCGAAAAGGTGGAATTCGACCTGCCCCAGGAGCTGGTGAACCGTGAGGCCCAGCGCCGCACCAACGACATCGCCAACCGCGCTCTGCAGCAGGGCATCTCCCAGGACGAGCTGGTGAAGCAGCAGGACGAAATCCTGAGCAGCGCCACCAACCAGGCACGTCAGAGCGTGAAGGTCAGCTTCATCCTGGAGCAGATCGCTAAAAAAGAAGGCCTCACCATCGGCGACCAGCAGCTCACCTACGCGCTGGCCAATATGGCAGCCCGCCAGAACAAGCCCGTGAAGAAATTCATGGCCGAAGCCCAGAAGTCCGGCATGATCGAGCGCCTACGCGACGATCTGCTGCTGGAAAGCGCCCTGCAGTTTGTGAAAGACAAGGCCGAGGTGGAAGAAACCGAGCCTGAGCCCGAGCATTGCGACACGCATTCCCCGGCTGCCGCATAA
- a CDS encoding polysaccharide deacetylase family protein translates to MPALARYLIPSQVQAFLAEKVLFQPQALFLHGVEEELIDERIQNLHICLNDFEVLTRYLKRRFCLINLDEYHQRLTAKDGDLGRCVMLTFDDGYQNNHRLAAPILRSLDIPFTLYLTTSSMETGDRLPTFIARAAIFLTEKSQLHIRDQTLPLGNEEERRAAAALITHLFKTRPAAEVREMILVVRELLSPSRWAEVEGIYSSDALMNWDQVADLHRQGVVIGAHGHEHFPLHSLHGRDEISRQIHLSRDAIIRRLGVCNHYAYPNGNAEDICPEAVEILASSGFLTSVTTFPATIAASRHPLLIPRICVYNASRFQKLVLQDTLYRRGRDLQKWQSGMPGQAPGSSANSH, encoded by the coding sequence TTGCCCGCCCTGGCCAGGTACCTGATCCCGTCTCAGGTTCAGGCCTTTCTCGCTGAAAAAGTGTTGTTCCAGCCTCAAGCCCTGTTTTTGCATGGAGTCGAGGAAGAGCTTATTGATGAACGCATTCAGAACCTGCACATCTGCCTGAATGATTTTGAGGTACTGACCAGATATTTGAAGCGGCGGTTTTGCCTGATTAACCTGGATGAATACCACCAAAGATTAACTGCAAAAGATGGCGATTTGGGCAGATGCGTCATGCTGACCTTTGATGACGGTTATCAAAACAACCATCGTCTTGCAGCCCCAATACTGCGCAGCCTGGATATCCCTTTCACACTTTATCTGACCACCTCATCCATGGAGACAGGTGACCGTTTACCCACATTCATTGCCCGGGCGGCCATCTTTCTGACTGAAAAGTCTCAGTTGCACATCCGGGACCAGACTTTGCCTCTAGGAAATGAAGAGGAACGGCGCGCTGCGGCAGCCCTCATCACCCATCTTTTCAAAACACGTCCGGCGGCCGAGGTACGTGAAATGATCCTGGTCGTCCGGGAGCTCCTGTCTCCTTCCCGCTGGGCTGAAGTCGAAGGAATCTACTCAAGCGACGCTTTAATGAACTGGGACCAGGTGGCTGACCTGCACCGTCAGGGGGTGGTCATCGGTGCCCACGGCCATGAACATTTTCCCCTCCACAGTCTTCATGGCAGGGATGAGATCTCACGACAGATTCACCTTTCTCGGGATGCCATCATCCGCCGCTTGGGGGTATGCAATCATTATGCCTATCCCAACGGGAACGCGGAAGACATCTGCCCCGAAGCAGTCGAAATTCTGGCCTCATCAGGCTTTCTTACCTCGGTCACCACATTCCCCGCCACCATTGCCGCTTCACGACATCCTTTGCTCATCCCCCGCATCTGCGTTTATAATGCCAGCCGGTTCCAAAAATTGGTTTTGCAAGACACCCTTTACAGACGGGGCCGGGACCTCCAAAAATGGCAGTCCGGCATGCCTGGCCAAGCTCCCGGCAGCTCGGCTAATTCACATTAA
- a CDS encoding NYN domain-containing protein, with protein sequence MRNPDRTHTMAVFCDFENLALGVRDAKYDKFDMGKVLERLLVKGSIVVKKAYCDWERYREFKKAMHEAAFEMIEIPHLRMSGKNSADIRMVVDALDLCYTKAHVDTFIIVSGDSDFSPLVSKLRENNKTVIGVGVKNSTSDLFIGNCDEFIFYDDLVREQQKRRSTRLPRATATPSAPAAENGEKEPRPSSRAPSSRTSAAKTAAASSAPAAAQAEARPALADPKPAGDPEKAIEMLMETVDALIGEQGGDQGVWGWKVKETIKRRTPQFSERFHGFRSFNALLEAAGKRGLLDLVYDDRSGGYRLRLGAVIEAGDALPPGEE encoded by the coding sequence ATGCGCAACCCTGACCGCACCCACACGATGGCCGTCTTCTGTGACTTTGAAAACCTGGCCCTCGGCGTCAGGGACGCCAAGTATGACAAATTTGACATGGGCAAAGTACTGGAGCGCCTCCTGGTCAAAGGCAGCATCGTCGTCAAAAAGGCCTACTGCGACTGGGAGCGCTACCGTGAATTTAAAAAGGCCATGCACGAGGCCGCCTTTGAGATGATCGAGATCCCCCACCTCCGCATGTCCGGCAAAAACAGCGCCGACATCCGCATGGTCGTGGATGCCCTGGACCTCTGCTACACCAAGGCCCATGTGGACACCTTCATCATCGTCTCCGGCGATTCCGACTTCTCCCCTCTTGTCAGCAAGCTGCGCGAAAACAACAAAACCGTCATTGGCGTCGGCGTCAAAAACTCCACCAGCGACCTGTTCATCGGAAACTGCGACGAATTCATCTTTTACGACGATCTGGTCCGCGAGCAGCAGAAGCGCCGCTCCACCCGACTGCCCCGCGCCACGGCCACCCCCTCCGCTCCCGCTGCTGAGAATGGCGAAAAGGAGCCACGTCCCTCCAGCCGCGCCCCTTCATCCCGTACTTCCGCTGCAAAAACAGCGGCTGCCTCTTCCGCCCCCGCCGCCGCCCAGGCAGAAGCCAGACCCGCCCTCGCCGACCCCAAACCCGCAGGCGACCCGGAAAAAGCCATCGAAATGCTCATGGAAACTGTGGATGCCCTCATTGGCGAGCAGGGCGGCGACCAGGGCGTCTGGGGCTGGAAGGTCAAGGAGACCATCAAACGCCGCACCCCCCAGTTCAGTGAGCGTTTCCACGGCTTCCGCTCCTTCAATGCCCTGCTGGAGGCGGCGGGCAAGCGCGGTCTGCTGGACCTCGTCTATGATGACCGCTCCGGCGGCTACCGCCTCCGTCTGGGGGCCGTTATTGAGGCCGGAGACGCCCTTCCTCCTGGAGAAGAATGA
- a CDS encoding exo-alpha-sialidase, whose translation MKRHLLPLLAAFLTSAASLPAAEPFLEKTDLFEAGQDGYALYRIPGIVVTKTGTALAYCEARKLAKGDWGPIDIVMRRSTDGGKTWLPRQTIVHIEGDLPVNPLAAAQNLDKPGDNTANNPVAFADRNGSVHLLYCLEYATCHYIRSDDDGVTWTEPVDITATFEKFRPGYDWKILATGPAHGIQLRTGRLIVPVWLSLGTGGHAHRPSVTATIYSDDHGATWQAGAIAIPDTPEWVYPNETCIVETLVGTVMINARTESKNHRRLINLSRDGGESWAKPRFDDKLLEPICMGSIVRYSMRPAADKNRILFANPHNLERLDGKEIPGKSRDRRNLSIKISQDEGKTWKFNKTLEAGYGGYSDLAVLPNGDALCLYERGTDDGLALKKSTHYTHLTVARFNLEWASNGKDSLKGPLNGKLDFGTKREDFEVAGVEGFVLHPTKPAADGTRPWAWYAPTIGNNPGASNTWLIQRLLDKGFYVVGLYVGETFANPQSRQQFTAFYKHLRENYQLAPKAALIAQSRGGLNHYNLAADHPEWVSCIAGIYTVCDIRSYPGLERAAPAYGLTPDQLNQEITRHTPIERLAPIAAAKIPILHIHGDSDVVVPIEANSGALAKKYQALGGPIQLITIPGKGHEYDPGFFESEEMLQFILQHSLPK comes from the coding sequence ATGAAACGCCATCTCCTGCCCCTGCTCGCCGCCTTCCTCACCAGCGCCGCCTCGCTTCCCGCCGCCGAGCCCTTCCTGGAAAAGACCGACCTCTTTGAGGCTGGCCAAGACGGCTACGCCCTTTACCGCATTCCCGGCATCGTCGTCACCAAGACAGGCACCGCCCTCGCCTACTGCGAAGCCCGGAAACTGGCCAAGGGCGACTGGGGGCCCATTGACATCGTCATGCGCCGCAGCACCGATGGCGGCAAGACCTGGCTCCCCCGCCAGACCATCGTCCACATTGAGGGCGACCTCCCTGTCAACCCCCTCGCCGCCGCCCAAAACCTGGACAAACCCGGCGACAACACCGCCAACAACCCGGTGGCCTTTGCCGACCGCAACGGCTCAGTCCACCTCCTTTACTGTCTGGAGTACGCCACCTGCCATTACATCCGCAGTGACGATGACGGCGTGACCTGGACAGAGCCTGTGGACATCACCGCCACTTTTGAAAAATTCCGCCCCGGTTATGACTGGAAGATCCTCGCCACCGGCCCTGCGCACGGCATCCAGCTCCGCACCGGCCGCCTCATCGTCCCCGTCTGGCTTTCCCTCGGCACCGGCGGTCATGCCCACCGCCCCTCCGTCACCGCCACCATTTACAGCGATGACCACGGTGCCACCTGGCAGGCCGGCGCCATCGCCATCCCGGATACACCGGAGTGGGTCTATCCCAATGAGACCTGCATCGTCGAGACCCTCGTCGGCACCGTCATGATCAATGCCCGCACCGAATCCAAGAATCACCGCCGCCTCATCAACCTCAGCCGTGATGGCGGCGAAAGCTGGGCCAAGCCCCGCTTCGATGACAAGCTCCTGGAGCCCATCTGCATGGGCAGCATCGTCCGTTATTCCATGCGCCCCGCCGCCGATAAAAACCGCATCCTCTTTGCCAATCCCCACAACCTGGAGCGCTTGGACGGAAAAGAAATCCCCGGCAAATCCCGTGACCGCCGCAACCTCTCCATCAAGATCAGCCAGGACGAAGGCAAGACCTGGAAGTTCAACAAAACCCTCGAGGCCGGCTATGGAGGTTACAGCGACCTCGCCGTCCTCCCCAATGGCGATGCCCTTTGCCTTTATGAGCGCGGCACAGACGACGGTCTCGCCCTCAAAAAGTCCACCCATTACACCCACCTCACCGTCGCCCGCTTTAATCTGGAATGGGCCAGTAACGGCAAGGACAGCCTGAAAGGCCCCCTCAATGGCAAGCTCGATTTCGGCACTAAAAGGGAGGATTTCGAAGTCGCCGGAGTCGAAGGCTTCGTCCTCCATCCGACCAAACCCGCCGCCGATGGCACCCGCCCCTGGGCCTGGTATGCCCCCACCATTGGTAACAACCCTGGGGCCAGCAACACCTGGCTCATCCAGCGCCTTCTGGACAAAGGCTTTTACGTAGTCGGCCTTTACGTCGGGGAAACCTTCGCCAATCCGCAGAGCCGCCAGCAGTTCACCGCGTTTTATAAGCACCTTCGGGAAAACTACCAGCTCGCTCCCAAGGCCGCTCTCATCGCCCAGAGCCGTGGTGGCCTGAATCACTACAACCTCGCCGCCGACCATCCCGAGTGGGTCAGTTGCATCGCCGGCATCTACACCGTCTGCGACATCCGCAGCTATCCCGGCCTGGAACGCGCCGCCCCCGCCTACGGCCTCACCCCGGACCAGCTCAACCAGGAAATCACCCGCCATACCCCCATCGAGCGCCTGGCCCCCATCGCCGCCGCCAAAATCCCCATCCTCCACATCCACGGCGATTCCGATGTCGTCGTCCCCATCGAGGCCAACAGCGGAGCCCTCGCCAAAAAATACCAGGCCCTCGGCGGCCCCATCCAGCTCATCACCATCCCCGGCAAAGGCCACGAATACGACCCCGGATTTTTCGAATCTGAAGAGATGCTCCAGTTCATCCTCCAGCACAGCCTCCCCAAATAG